A stretch of Edaphobacter lichenicola DNA encodes these proteins:
- a CDS encoding ROK family transcriptional regulator, translating into MPTTQSTRFTFTRRQSASNKTPRQINRNLVFNLVRTRQPLSRADLARVSGLQRSTVSLIVEDLIKERWILEGSTGRPPRGRRPTFLELNHQRVVIALDIHPSQTTVAVTDLGGKIVAQNVVELPEDPKKAIQPIIAAIRKLMAAHSDKSFDGIGISLPGRADPLRDEPIFAPNLKWPISSIKSRIQKATGLRVEMDNVANACALSEVWFGDSDGLHDLVVVNVSEGIGTGIFANGQVLRGANGMAGEFGHVQMEMNGPRCGCGGRGCWETVSSNRAGLRYYEEMSGASAPPTFAALVKMAQSHDVHAVKALEKMSLFLGRGLRMIANALAPSEIVVVGDITAAWYLFGPIVEAELKQNALSKAPRLRPAFEGNTARLRSAVALVMNGSLV; encoded by the coding sequence ATGCCCACCACGCAATCGACTCGATTTACCTTTACCCGCAGGCAGAGCGCGTCGAACAAAACGCCACGCCAGATCAACCGGAACCTTGTCTTCAATCTGGTTCGCACACGGCAGCCGCTCTCGCGTGCCGATCTTGCTCGCGTCTCGGGCTTGCAGAGGAGCACGGTGTCGCTGATTGTGGAGGACCTGATTAAGGAGCGGTGGATTCTGGAGGGCTCGACGGGGCGGCCACCGCGGGGACGCAGGCCGACGTTTCTGGAGCTGAATCATCAACGTGTAGTGATTGCGCTGGATATTCATCCGTCGCAGACGACGGTTGCGGTGACCGATCTTGGCGGCAAGATTGTGGCGCAGAATGTGGTGGAGTTGCCGGAGGATCCGAAGAAGGCGATTCAGCCGATTATTGCGGCGATTCGCAAGCTGATGGCGGCGCATAGCGATAAGTCGTTTGACGGGATTGGGATCAGCCTGCCGGGACGCGCCGATCCGTTGAGGGATGAGCCGATCTTTGCGCCGAACCTGAAGTGGCCGATCTCGAGTATCAAGTCGCGGATTCAGAAGGCTACGGGGCTGCGGGTTGAGATGGATAACGTTGCGAATGCGTGCGCGCTGTCGGAGGTGTGGTTCGGCGATAGCGATGGCCTGCATGATCTGGTGGTGGTGAACGTCTCGGAGGGCATTGGGACGGGGATCTTTGCGAATGGACAGGTGTTGCGTGGGGCGAACGGCATGGCGGGAGAGTTTGGCCATGTGCAGATGGAGATGAACGGGCCGCGGTGTGGCTGCGGGGGACGAGGGTGCTGGGAGACGGTCAGCTCGAATCGCGCTGGGCTGCGCTACTACGAGGAGATGAGTGGGGCGAGTGCGCCGCCTACGTTTGCGGCGCTGGTGAAGATGGCGCAGTCGCATGATGTGCATGCGGTCAAGGCGCTGGAGAAGATGTCTTTGTTTCTTGGGCGGGGGCTGAGGATGATTGCGAATGCGCTGGCACCGAGCGAGATTGTGGTGGTTGGGGATATTACGGCTGCGTGGTATCTGTTCGGGCCGATTGTTGAGGCGGAGCTGAAACAGAATGCTCTTTCGAAGGCGCCGCGGCTGCGGCCGGCGTTTGAAGGAAATACGGCGCGGCTGCGCAGTGCGGTGGCGCTGGTGATGAATGGGAGCCTGGTTTAG
- a CDS encoding M16 family metallopeptidase, translated as MVKVKSSIAPIAMVLACAIALAVTAKAQDLASFEKRTTVKVLPNGLTLILCERPEAPVFSFYTLVDAGSADDPDGASGIAHMFEHMAFKGTTEIGTTDYPAEKIALAKVEIAYAAYDAEYRKRVGQNTEKLAQLLKAFQDAQAEAQKYVIPNQFSQIAEENGAVGINANTTEDSTQYFWSMPSNRLELWAYLESQRIAHPVEREFYKERNVVQEERRTRVDSSPVGRMVEEFLASAYVAHPYRRPGVGWESEISQVSATEATTFHEKYYVPANIVIAVVGDLKASETMPVLERYFAPIPAAPRPEPMTTVEPPQVAEKSVIIREATQPFYIEGYHRPDYLDPDDSAYDAISDIFSNGRTARLYRSLVRDHSIAAEAQGFSGFPGDKYPGLFAVYAVPLPGHTPDEMRAAIHKELDRLKNEDVTDAELERFKTRSRADLLRGLADNEGLAHELAEYQTRFGDWRELFNQLHKIDAVNKADIRRVANKIFTDSNRTSARIEFVPPQHKAPQAQPTAGGAQ; from the coding sequence TTGGTAAAGGTAAAAAGTAGCATCGCCCCAATCGCGATGGTCCTCGCATGTGCCATCGCTCTAGCCGTCACAGCAAAAGCGCAGGACCTCGCAAGCTTCGAAAAGCGCACCACCGTCAAAGTTCTGCCCAACGGCCTCACCCTCATCCTCTGCGAGCGCCCCGAAGCCCCCGTCTTCAGCTTCTACACCCTCGTCGACGCAGGCTCCGCCGACGATCCCGACGGCGCCAGCGGCATCGCCCACATGTTCGAGCACATGGCCTTCAAGGGCACCACCGAGATCGGCACCACCGACTACCCCGCCGAAAAGATCGCCCTCGCCAAAGTCGAGATCGCCTACGCAGCCTACGACGCGGAGTACCGCAAACGCGTAGGCCAGAACACCGAAAAGCTTGCCCAGCTCCTCAAAGCCTTCCAGGACGCCCAGGCCGAAGCGCAGAAGTACGTCATCCCCAACCAGTTCTCCCAGATCGCCGAAGAGAATGGAGCCGTTGGCATCAACGCCAACACCACCGAAGACTCCACCCAGTACTTCTGGAGCATGCCCTCCAACCGCCTCGAGCTCTGGGCCTACCTCGAAAGCCAGCGCATCGCCCATCCCGTCGAGCGCGAGTTCTACAAGGAGCGCAACGTCGTCCAGGAAGAGCGCCGCACACGCGTTGACTCCTCCCCCGTCGGCCGCATGGTCGAAGAGTTCCTCGCCAGCGCCTACGTCGCCCACCCCTATCGCCGCCCAGGCGTAGGTTGGGAGAGCGAGATCAGCCAGGTCTCCGCCACCGAAGCCACCACCTTCCACGAAAAATACTACGTCCCCGCCAACATCGTCATCGCCGTCGTAGGCGACCTCAAAGCCTCCGAGACCATGCCCGTCCTCGAGCGCTACTTCGCCCCCATCCCCGCCGCCCCACGACCCGAGCCCATGACCACCGTCGAGCCGCCCCAGGTCGCCGAAAAATCCGTCATCATCCGCGAAGCCACCCAGCCCTTCTACATCGAGGGCTACCACCGCCCCGACTACCTCGACCCCGACGACTCCGCCTACGACGCCATCTCCGACATCTTCTCCAACGGCCGCACCGCCCGCCTCTATCGCTCTCTCGTCCGCGACCACTCCATCGCTGCCGAGGCGCAAGGCTTCAGCGGCTTCCCCGGCGACAAGTACCCCGGCCTCTTCGCCGTCTACGCCGTCCCCCTCCCCGGCCACACGCCCGACGAGATGCGCGCCGCAATTCACAAAGAACTCGACCGCCTCAAGAACGAAGACGTCACCGACGCCGAGCTCGAACGCTTCAAGACCCGCTCCCGCGCCGACCTCCTCCGCGGCCTCGCCGACAACGAAGGCCTCGCCCACGAACTGGCCGAGTACCAAACCCGCTTCGGCGACTGGCGCGAGCTCTTCAACCAGCTCCATAAGATCGACGCCGTCAACAAAGCCGACATCCGCCGCGTCGCCAACAAGATCTTCACCGACAGCAACCGAACCAGCGCACGAATCGAATTCGTCCCACCCCAACACAAAGCCCCTCAGGCCCAACCAACCGCCGGAGGCGCACAGTGA
- a CDS encoding M16 family metallopeptidase produces MPTLKFLATEVAQPHRTPLKFLSLPQQKIVISTEAARPHRAAQWRDPRISSLLLSLPALNPRRRKLAASPQFFDRLSKLAFTVVVSSLLLTTLAASAQTAPAAAPTQVQPWKQIPIPPLPAFKPAQPHRIELENGVVLFLQEDHELPFINGTILIRGGSRDEPNAKVGLTSLYGQTWRTSGTATIDGDALDDVLEAKAASIETSGGTASTSMAWTSLKADFDTVFASAIDLLLHPTFKDDKLQLARQQLETGIARRNDDANGIASREAAKIAYGPHNPYARELEYATVDAVTLDDLNAWHTHTVVGSNLIVALSGDFDPVAMEAKLRAAFAPIPRGQRFQSFKATFTDPKPNVNFVSKDDVNQSNVIIVGLGTERSNPDYYALSVMNQVFSGGFGSRVVQDVRTKLGLAYSVEGNYGASYDHPGIFVVEAATKSATTVAATKALLAEINRLKTEPPTPAELSKAKDQVLNSFVFHYDSPDKTLGEQVTLAFYGYPADTLEKYKSGIEKVTSADVSRVANKYIDTNKLAVIVVGNESQITPSLATLGLGTVKNLDITIPPPPNGKPAE; encoded by the coding sequence GTGCCGACCCTAAAGTTCCTCGCGACCGAAGTCGCACAGCCTCACCGCACACCATTGAAATTTCTTTCATTACCCCAGCAAAAAATCGTCATCTCGACCGAAGCCGCGCGGCCTCATCGCGCGGCGCAGTGGAGAGACCCCCGTATTTCGTCTTTGCTCCTGTCGTTGCCGGCTCTCAATCCACGTCGGCGAAAATTAGCAGCCAGCCCTCAGTTCTTCGACAGACTTTCAAAGCTAGCCTTCACCGTCGTCGTCTCTTCGTTGCTGCTGACTACCCTCGCTGCCTCTGCCCAAACCGCACCAGCAGCAGCCCCCACACAAGTCCAGCCGTGGAAGCAGATCCCCATCCCCCCGCTTCCCGCCTTCAAACCCGCCCAACCCCACCGCATCGAACTCGAAAACGGAGTAGTCCTCTTCCTCCAGGAAGACCACGAACTCCCCTTCATCAACGGCACCATCCTCATCCGCGGAGGCAGCCGCGACGAGCCCAACGCCAAAGTCGGCCTCACCTCCCTCTACGGCCAAACCTGGCGCACCAGCGGCACGGCCACCATCGACGGCGACGCGCTCGACGACGTCCTCGAAGCCAAAGCCGCCTCCATCGAAACCAGCGGCGGCACCGCCTCCACCTCCATGGCCTGGACCAGCCTCAAAGCCGACTTCGACACCGTCTTCGCCTCCGCCATCGACCTCCTCCTCCACCCCACCTTCAAAGACGACAAGCTCCAGCTCGCCCGGCAGCAGCTCGAAACCGGCATCGCCCGCCGCAACGACGACGCCAACGGCATCGCCTCCCGCGAAGCCGCAAAGATCGCCTACGGCCCCCACAACCCCTACGCCCGCGAGCTCGAATACGCCACCGTCGACGCCGTCACCCTCGACGACCTCAACGCCTGGCACACCCACACCGTCGTCGGCAGCAACCTCATCGTCGCCCTCTCAGGCGACTTCGACCCCGTCGCCATGGAAGCCAAACTCCGCGCCGCCTTCGCCCCCATCCCTCGCGGCCAGCGCTTCCAATCCTTCAAAGCCACCTTCACCGACCCCAAACCCAACGTCAACTTCGTCTCCAAAGATGACGTCAACCAATCCAACGTCATCATCGTCGGCCTCGGCACCGAGCGCAGCAACCCTGACTACTACGCCCTCTCCGTCATGAACCAGGTCTTCTCCGGCGGCTTCGGCTCCCGCGTCGTCCAGGACGTCCGCACCAAACTCGGCCTCGCCTACTCCGTCGAAGGCAACTACGGCGCCTCCTACGATCACCCCGGCATCTTCGTCGTAGAAGCCGCCACCAAGAGCGCCACCACCGTAGCCGCAACCAAGGCTCTCCTCGCAGAGATCAACCGCCTCAAGACCGAACCACCCACCCCTGCCGAGCTCAGCAAGGCCAAAGATCAGGTCCTCAACTCCTTCGTCTTCCACTACGACTCGCCCGACAAAACGCTAGGCGAGCAAGTCACCCTCGCCTTCTACGGCTACCCTGCCGACACGCTCGAGAAGTACAAATCCGGCATCGAAAAAGTCACCTCCGCCGACGTCTCCCGCGTAGCCAACAAGTACATCGACACCAACAAACTCGCCGTCATAGTAGTAGGCAACGAGTCGCAAATCACACCGTCGCTAGCCACACTAGGACTAGGCACCGTAAAGAATCTCGACATCACGATCCCACCCCCACCCAACGGCAAGCCAGCCGAATAA
- a CDS encoding lysozyme family protein produces MATYIEQSLTKLKEFEGCIPWMYRDTVGKVTVGVGLMLPDAKAAESLPFVLGSHPATPQEIAAEYTRVNSLPQARAATFYKSPSSLELPQQTIDAKLTAVLHGFETDLRTHLPHYDTLPDPVKLALLDMTYNLGPAGLFKDFPHLIAAVQSGSWAEAAARCLRRGPSAARNNWTREQFLSAIVTTIKAEAETLLKRIWRLIRQTWNALFGPRQ; encoded by the coding sequence GTGGCGACCTACATAGAGCAATCGCTAACAAAACTAAAAGAGTTCGAAGGCTGCATCCCGTGGATGTACCGCGACACAGTCGGCAAAGTCACCGTCGGCGTCGGCCTCATGCTCCCCGACGCCAAAGCCGCTGAATCCCTCCCCTTCGTCCTCGGCTCCCACCCCGCCACACCGCAAGAGATCGCCGCCGAGTACACCCGCGTCAACTCCCTCCCTCAGGCCCGAGCCGCCACCTTCTACAAATCCCCCAGCAGCCTCGAACTCCCCCAGCAGACCATCGACGCGAAACTAACCGCCGTCCTCCACGGCTTCGAAACCGACCTCCGCACCCACCTCCCCCACTACGACACCCTCCCCGACCCCGTAAAGCTCGCCCTCCTCGACATGACCTACAACCTCGGCCCCGCCGGCCTCTTCAAAGACTTCCCCCATCTCATCGCCGCCGTCCAGTCCGGCTCCTGGGCCGAAGCCGCAGCCCGATGTCTGCGCCGAGGCCCCAGCGCCGCCCGCAACAACTGGACCCGCGAGCAGTTCCTCTCCGCCATCGTCACCACAATCAAGGCCGAGGCCGAAACCCTCCTGAAGCGAATCTGGCGTCTCATACGTCAAACTTGGAACGCCTTATTCGGCCCCAGGCAATAG
- a CDS encoding glycoside hydrolase family 2 TIM barrel-domain containing protein → MYSRRNFLKTSATAVAASWLPALPLQASIATLGNPANSNANPPHLRRLSEGWEFLQGSLGSPWEAWHSEEVAVWQPIAMPHCFNAYDGCDPDVPYYRGNGWYRTHVPIANPFTNGRTLLHFEGAGQTTTVYVGEKSAGKHTGGYDEFVFDITDLLPDASQATDPTAAQAKSKTKKPSGVPISVLCDNSRDQDRMPSDFSDFSLYGGLYRHVNLVYVPAVSLETIHIRTDLPTPQSPAKITILGSLHNPSASTTTINLSLEVVDAKGTSVHQSAHKLPPWQDTAELTTFTLAKPQLWSPTDPQLYECRITLHTPDADYTARETFGIRHTEFVPHGPFRLNGERLLLRGTHRHEDHAGYAAAMPDDLIDQEMQLIKDMGVNFIRLAHYQQSRRVLEHCDRLGILVWEEIPWCRAGIGNDIFQEMGRRTLRNMIAQHYNHPSILLWGLGNEDDWPTEYPEVNQQAIRDYLQQLNTLSHQLDPSRLTTIRRCDFARDIPDVYSPSIWAGWYRGAYTEYQKTLETERDRVNHLFHAEWGADSHAGRHSEDPDKVLGKIVTGKGTDERGMDYLLTGGQTRVSKDGDWSETYACNLFDWYLKTQETLPWLTGSAQWIFKDFTTPLRVENPIPRINQKGLIERDMTKKESYFVFQSYWTESPMAHIYGHTWPIRWGAEGEQKMVKVYSNCDTAELFVNGKSGGTKHRNSQDFPAAGLRWMTPFATGKNTLRVVATKNGKTVTDEITFLYQTETWGTPTELKLTEKSRSQIDGKEAVTVEAKLYDTKGILCLDARTRLRFTIAGLGTLIDNRGTTKASRVVEMSNGRAEITLLRNNSNSIVAVTADKLPTAFCNIT, encoded by the coding sequence ATGTACTCGCGACGAAACTTCCTGAAGACTAGCGCGACCGCAGTCGCAGCCTCGTGGCTCCCTGCTCTCCCGCTACAAGCCTCCATCGCCACCCTCGGCAACCCCGCCAACTCCAACGCCAACCCACCCCACTTGCGTCGCCTCAGCGAAGGATGGGAGTTCCTCCAGGGCTCTCTCGGCAGCCCATGGGAGGCATGGCACAGCGAAGAGGTCGCCGTCTGGCAGCCCATCGCCATGCCCCACTGCTTCAACGCCTACGACGGCTGCGACCCCGACGTCCCCTACTATCGTGGCAACGGCTGGTATCGCACCCACGTCCCCATCGCCAATCCCTTCACAAATGGACGAACCCTCCTTCACTTCGAAGGAGCCGGCCAGACCACCACTGTCTATGTAGGAGAAAAATCAGCGGGAAAACACACCGGAGGCTACGACGAGTTCGTCTTCGACATCACCGACCTACTACCCGACGCGTCCCAGGCAACAGATCCCACCGCAGCCCAGGCAAAATCAAAGACAAAGAAACCCTCAGGCGTCCCCATCTCCGTCCTCTGCGACAACTCCCGCGATCAGGACCGCATGCCCTCCGACTTCAGCGACTTCAGCCTCTACGGAGGCCTGTACCGTCACGTAAATCTCGTCTACGTCCCAGCTGTCTCCCTCGAAACGATCCACATCCGCACCGATCTACCCACACCACAAAGCCCCGCGAAGATCACGATCCTCGGCTCCCTGCACAATCCATCCGCTTCCACTACAACAATCAATCTCTCCCTCGAAGTCGTCGACGCAAAAGGCACCTCAGTCCATCAATCAGCCCACAAGCTCCCACCCTGGCAGGACACAGCCGAACTCACCACCTTCACCCTCGCAAAGCCCCAGCTATGGAGCCCCACCGACCCACAGCTCTACGAGTGCCGCATCACCCTCCACACCCCAGACGCCGACTACACCGCGCGCGAGACTTTTGGCATTCGCCACACCGAGTTCGTCCCCCACGGCCCCTTCAGACTCAACGGCGAGCGTCTCCTCCTCCGCGGTACCCATCGTCACGAAGACCACGCAGGCTACGCCGCCGCCATGCCCGACGACCTCATCGACCAGGAGATGCAGCTCATCAAGGACATGGGCGTCAACTTCATCCGTCTCGCCCACTACCAGCAGTCCCGCCGCGTCCTCGAGCACTGCGACCGCCTCGGCATCCTCGTCTGGGAGGAGATCCCCTGGTGCCGCGCCGGCATCGGCAACGACATCTTCCAGGAGATGGGTCGCCGCACCCTCCGCAACATGATCGCCCAGCACTACAACCACCCCAGCATCCTCCTCTGGGGCCTCGGCAACGAAGACGACTGGCCCACCGAATACCCCGAAGTCAATCAGCAGGCCATCCGCGACTACCTGCAGCAGCTCAACACCCTCTCCCACCAACTCGACCCCTCCCGCCTCACCACCATCCGCCGCTGCGACTTCGCCCGCGACATCCCCGACGTCTACTCGCCCTCCATCTGGGCCGGCTGGTATCGCGGAGCCTACACCGAGTATCAGAAGACCCTCGAGACCGAACGCGACCGCGTCAACCATCTCTTCCACGCCGAGTGGGGCGCCGACAGCCACGCCGGCCGCCACTCCGAAGACCCCGACAAAGTCCTCGGCAAAATTGTAACCGGTAAAGGCACAGATGAGCGCGGCATGGATTACCTCCTCACGGGCGGCCAGACCCGCGTCTCCAAAGACGGCGACTGGTCCGAGACCTACGCCTGCAACCTCTTCGACTGGTACCTCAAAACCCAGGAGACCCTCCCCTGGCTCACCGGCTCTGCCCAGTGGATCTTCAAGGACTTCACCACTCCCCTCCGCGTAGAGAACCCCATCCCCCGCATCAACCAGAAGGGCCTCATCGAGCGCGACATGACGAAGAAGGAGAGCTACTTCGTCTTCCAGTCCTACTGGACCGAGTCCCCCATGGCCCACATCTACGGCCACACCTGGCCCATTCGCTGGGGCGCAGAAGGCGAACAGAAGATGGTCAAGGTCTACTCCAACTGCGACACCGCCGAACTCTTCGTCAACGGCAAATCCGGCGGCACAAAGCACCGTAACAGCCAGGACTTCCCCGCCGCCGGCCTCCGCTGGATGACTCCCTTCGCCACCGGCAAAAACACATTGCGCGTAGTAGCCACCAAAAACGGCAAAACCGTCACCGACGAGATCACCTTCCTCTACCAGACCGAAACCTGGGGCACCCCCACCGAACTAAAGCTCACCGAAAAATCGCGTAGCCAAATCGACGGCAAAGAGGCAGTCACAGTAGAAGCAAAACTCTACGACACAAAAGGCATCCTCTGTCTCGACGCCCGCACGCGTCTGCGCTTCACCATCGCCGGCCTCGGCACCCTCATCGACAACCGCGGCACCACGAAAGCCTCACGGGTCGTAGAGATGTCCAACGGCCGCGCCGAAATCACCCTCCTCCGCAACAACAGCAACTCCATAGTAGCCGTCACCGCCGACAAACTACCCACAGCCTTCTGCAACATCACGTAA
- a CDS encoding glycoside hydrolase family 88/105 protein has product MTMFLSDFGVLRLRGTGGVSRARLVARTSCGLVLGALVSAGSMSVFAQSAPVAPAAKVVPVDGNAAGDAPDDPGPLATGLSAELKPKAIDAAIKKVADWQVVYAEPHFNKQWTFAALYDGLLAASKTTGDPKYRDAVLHLAERSEWTLLDARFPHADDQALGQAYLDLYRDDTQPVRMADTKAIMDRLIVREDDPDKLLWWWCDALFMSPPVLSRMYAITKDRKYLDYMDREWWRTSGSLYSPEEHLYFRDSRYFTKKQENGKPIFWSRGNGWVMGALVNVLRIMPADYPSRPKYVAQFREMAERLAAIQSPDGLWRSGLLDPESYDLPEVSGSAFFTYAMAYGINEKILDRKTYLPVVERSWKGMLGHIYADGRLGSIQPIDGQPGKFKPSASYVYGVGGFLMAGSEMHRLAASKR; this is encoded by the coding sequence ATGACGATGTTTCTTTCGGATTTTGGGGTGCTTCGGTTGCGGGGTACTGGTGGGGTTTCGCGGGCTCGATTGGTGGCAAGAACTTCGTGTGGCCTTGTTCTGGGTGCACTTGTCAGTGCTGGTTCGATGAGTGTGTTTGCGCAGAGTGCTCCGGTGGCTCCTGCGGCGAAGGTTGTACCGGTGGACGGGAACGCGGCGGGAGATGCGCCGGATGATCCGGGGCCGCTGGCGACGGGACTCTCGGCGGAGTTGAAGCCGAAGGCGATCGATGCGGCGATAAAGAAGGTTGCGGACTGGCAGGTTGTTTACGCAGAGCCGCACTTCAATAAGCAGTGGACGTTTGCGGCGCTCTACGATGGGCTGCTGGCGGCTTCGAAGACGACCGGCGATCCGAAGTATCGCGATGCGGTGCTGCATCTGGCGGAGCGATCGGAGTGGACGCTGCTCGATGCGCGGTTTCCTCACGCCGATGATCAGGCTCTGGGGCAGGCTTATCTGGATCTCTATCGCGACGATACGCAGCCGGTGCGGATGGCGGATACGAAGGCGATTATGGATCGTCTGATTGTGCGGGAGGATGATCCTGACAAGCTGCTGTGGTGGTGGTGCGATGCGCTGTTCATGTCGCCTCCTGTGCTTTCGCGGATGTATGCGATTACGAAGGACCGGAAGTATCTGGACTATATGGATCGTGAGTGGTGGCGTACGTCGGGGAGCCTCTACAGCCCGGAGGAGCATCTTTACTTTCGCGACAGCCGGTACTTCACGAAGAAACAGGAGAACGGCAAGCCGATCTTCTGGTCGCGCGGCAATGGCTGGGTGATGGGTGCGCTGGTGAATGTGCTGCGGATTATGCCGGCGGACTATCCTTCGCGGCCGAAGTACGTGGCGCAGTTTCGCGAGATGGCGGAGAGGCTAGCGGCGATTCAGAGTCCGGATGGCTTGTGGCGGTCGGGGCTGCTGGATCCGGAGTCTTACGATCTGCCGGAGGTGTCGGGGTCGGCGTTCTTTACGTATGCGATGGCGTATGGGATCAATGAGAAGATTCTTGATCGCAAGACTTACCTTCCGGTGGTGGAGAGGTCGTGGAAGGGAATGCTGGGGCACATCTATGCGGATGGGCGGCTGGGTTCGATTCAGCCGATTGATGGGCAGCCGGGCAAGTTCAAGCCTTCGGCGAGCTATGTGTATGGTGTGGGCGGGTTCCTGATGGCGGGCTCGGAGATGCATCGGCTGGCTGCATCGAAGCGCTAG